TAATCGCCGCAGTGGCATTGTTGTCAAAGACACTAAGCCAAAGAAGAGTGGTAATTCGTAATAATCGTGATTGCCTGGAACAGGTAAAATTGGCAGTTGAAACACCATGCGATCGTAGGTTATCCTCTCAGGATTCTCTCCCCCTACAATAAATTCGCGATAAGGCTTAATAAAGTTGTCTGGATAAAACTCGCTTGACCCCACCAGATAAATCACATCACCCGTATGCAGCATAAAACTGCTTTCTTGGTGGTGTGGCAACATAAGTTCAGCAATTTGTCTTTGGGGATTGTAACCCCAATGCGGTCCCGCCCCACTATCTCCAACAACCAAAAATGAGAATTCCGGATTGTCAGATCCGCCATCGTCGATCGTTAACCGAGTTTGGTCAATTCCCCGTTCAACAATGACAGGATCTTGCCACTTGACTCGCTGCTTCATCCTGCGAATTTTTTCGGCAATAGCTGCCTCAGTCACGAGTTTCAATAGAATGCTCCTGGAAATGATTGTTAGTTGTTAGTTGTTAGTTGTTAGTTGTTAGTTGTTAGTTGTTAGTTGTTAGTTGTAGAACTACTCACTACTAACCACTATCTACTAACCATTATCCTTTCTCCTCAACTATCAAATTTGGTAGTCCCTCTAATTTTTCGGGAAGTTCTTCTTCTTCCACTGATGGGACAAAAACTTTTAAACTAGCGGGAACGCAGTGAATTTCTACAGGAGTTGTTCCTAAAATTTCACCGTCAACAACAACCTTTTGGGGAGGATTTGTTTTAATTTTAAATTGTTTGGCTCTCAAGTAACCTATATCATTTCGTTCTGCAGCGTTACCTGTAGAGGCCGTTTGAAAAAGATGGAATGCGGCTGCGATCGCACCTGTTCTATTTGCTGGAGCCACTATTGTCATATCCAGTAGCCCGTCATCAACTACGATCCCAGCTGGTCCCTGTGCCAAAATTGAAGTAGAAGGTGCAGCATTCGCTACTGTCACTGCGGCTGCGCTCGTTTTAATTATCTTGTCCTCAGTTTCAATTTCTACATCAAAATTTTCCATTGTACGCAACTCTTGCAGCCCGGCTAGAACATATGCAAGAATCCCAAACCGATTTTTTGCTTCTCTGTCTGCTCGTTCTACGGCGTCGGCTTCAAAACCAATCCCGGCTAACAATACCATTGGATGACCGTTACAATACGCTGCATCTACAGTCCGAGTCACTCCTTGCAAAATCACTTTACAAGCAGCATCAATAGTGTCAGGGATTTCTAAAGCATGGGCAAAAGCGTTTGCCGTTCCCCTGGAAATAATACCAAATGGAACATCAGTACCAACAACAGCAGTAGCGGTTTCTGAAAGAGTCCCATCCCCTCCTGATGCTATTATTAGCTCCACTCCCCGCTCAATTGCTTGACGTGCCAAATCGTCAGCACAGCTATCTTCGGTTGTCAATTGAATATCTAAGTCAATTTCTGGCTCTAAAATTGCCCGAATAATTGCCAAATCTTGCTCTGAGTCACCCTGCCCTGCAACAGGATTAAAGATAAGGCAAGCAGATCGTTTCATATAGTTTCAGTATAAAGTCTAAAGTTGCTACAAGTTTCACTATTCTAGCTTGCCAAGCACAAGTCCTTATTAACCGATTAGCTTTTACCCAACAAATTAACCTAGATGCGCTACTACAAAAATTCTTATCCGAGCAGTATTGCTTCCTATCCTGATTGGCTGAATTACAAACTCATCAGCGTCCGTCGCTTGCTCTTTACCGGAGCGAGACTTCAACTCTTTAGAACCAGATAGGTAGCGCCACTAACCCTGGAGTAAACTCAAAGCAAGGAGCTACCCTGCAACGATGGAATCTACTGCAACTCCGCCTTTTCAGACGACCAATGGAATGGTTCCCTTATGGAATGCACCATTCACGGGGCTTTTCGTCATTATCTTTGGGTTTTCAAAGTACCGACGTAGGAACTTTAACCCAACATTTCTGGATGCGTTTTATGTCTTATTAAATTATAAATAACAACAACAACAGCGTAGCTGATATTAAGTTATATCACTACGCTGTTTTTGCGTTTAGGCTTTTTGTAATGTAGAAAAAATTAATAATAAATTGAAGTTAATAAAGCGAAGTAGATTTGGCTTTAGAAATTTTCGTAATTTTGAAATTAGAGCTTTACTTTCTTGGCACTATGCTATTAATTTAGCACGTTAAGTACGCAAGAACCTTGATGCACTCAAAGAAGCTTTATCTACCACTAAAGTACGCAATCCAGCCGGGTTTTTAGCAGAAGCTATTAGAAATACTTAGATACCCAATCAAGGCTACCAAGGAACTACTATTCTCACAGGGCGATTGTTGAAGAGATGATACACAAGTATGACTAATGAACAACGTTGTAGAAAATGGCAATAACGTAGAATATTTATCAAATAAACGTTGTAGACGTTCTAAACGACATAAGCCATTCAAGTCGGCATTCCCTATATATTTTAATGGATATATTTCCATGCAATTGAATATTTTACCGTGGCAGAGCAGCATCAAAAACCTGCTGTGCGGTAAGGTTAAGTTGGGGGAATGCGGGAGAAATAATCAAGTCGTTGCCCGTGAACTTAGTAATTGTGTATTCATCCCCAACAAGCTGACATACTGAGAAAGTAGGCTGTTTTGGGTCCCCGATAAATTTTTTACCCCCCAACCCTTTATAATCAGCAATCCAGAACTCCGGAATGCCTATTTCTTCATAATCAGCAAACTTTTTATGGTAATCATCACGCCAGTTGGTACTAACTACTTCAACTACTAAGGGTACGGATTCAGGTTGAGTAACCGTTGACTCTTTTTGAAAGAGAGGTTCGTTATCAAGATTATCAAGGTTTAATAACAATACGTCAGGTGAGTAAACTGATTTCGCGGATGGAGTTTTAACAAACGCGGTTTTGGGAATAGTGTAAGGTAGCTTTAGCCGTCTCAACTCCACGGCAATTTCTACGGCTAAAAAACCAACAACTTTTTCATGGTCTCCCGTAGGTGGCGCCATCTCAATAATTACTCCATCGTGTAGTTCGTACTGCTTCCCGTCGTTTGGATACCACTCTATAAATTCTTCGTAGGTAATGGGTTTGATTATGGTTTGAGTCATAGTAAGAACCTCAACATATATTTGAATTTAACATCCCGCAATTAAACTCCAATTCCATAATCAAACCATTTTAATTGCAGTTTCTCGCCCCAAATTTTCGGATTTTAGGATTACTACGTTAAATTCTAAACCTGTACATCCAACGTCCGAACTAAAAAAGACCAAGCATCTGCAGCTTCTTCAATTCTTTTTGTGGTTGGTTTACCAGCACCATGTCCTGCTTTAGTTTCAATTCTAATCAGAACTGGTGAGTTACCGCTATGAGCAGCTTGCAAAGCCGCAGCAAATTTGAAACTGTGGGCTGGAACTACGCGATCGTCACTTTCTGCTGTAATAATCATAGTTGCTGGGTAAGCTGTACCTGCTTTAAGTTGGTGCAAGGGAGAATAAGCATACAGCGCCTTCAACTCTTCAGGATTGTCTGGAGAACCGTATTCAGCAACCCAAGCCCAACCAATGGTGAATTTGTGGAAGCGTAACATATCCAACACACCTACAGCTGGTAATGCGGCACTAAACAAGTCGGGACGCTGAGTGATACACGCTCCTACCAGCAATCCCCCATTGCTTCCTCCTGCGATCGCTAATTTAGCAGATTTGGTATATCCC
This genomic interval from Scytonema hofmannii PCC 7110 contains the following:
- a CDS encoding YegS/Rv2252/BmrU family lipid kinase — protein: MKRSACLIFNPVAGQGDSEQDLAIIRAILEPEIDLDIQLTTEDSCADDLARQAIERGVELIIASGGDGTLSETATAVVGTDVPFGIISRGTANAFAHALEIPDTIDAACKVILQGVTRTVDAAYCNGHPMVLLAGIGFEADAVERADREAKNRFGILAYVLAGLQELRTMENFDVEIETEDKIIKTSAAAVTVANAAPSTSILAQGPAGIVVDDGLLDMTIVAPANRTGAIAAAFHLFQTASTGNAAERNDIGYLRAKQFKIKTNPPQKVVVDGEILGTTPVEIHCVPASLKVFVPSVEEEELPEKLEGLPNLIVEEKG
- a CDS encoding Uma2 family endonuclease; this encodes MTQTIIKPITYEEFIEWYPNDGKQYELHDGVIIEMAPPTGDHEKVVGFLAVEIAVELRRLKLPYTIPKTAFVKTPSAKSVYSPDVLLLNLDNLDNEPLFQKESTVTQPESVPLVVEVVSTNWRDDYHKKFADYEEIGIPEFWIADYKGLGGKKFIGDPKQPTFSVCQLVGDEYTITKFTGNDLIISPAFPQLNLTAQQVFDAALPR